A genomic window from Quercus lobata isolate SW786 chromosome 10, ValleyOak3.0 Primary Assembly, whole genome shotgun sequence includes:
- the LOC115965015 gene encoding uncharacterized protein LOC115965015: MQKLEDAFEESSRRLKKPKLVSLPTDSPTSPNWDSRESSTATSHPFFPKKKGVGIGNSPLERAFNNQCREQLDCLIARTFYSAGLPFHFAKNPYWIEMIKFAANNNLAGYVPPGYNKLRTTLLQKEKAHIEKLLRAIKDTWKEKGLSIVSDGWIDVQKRSLINFMATSQKGPIFIKSIDGTKEYKDKHFIADLFLKVVGEVGPQHVVQIITDNASVMKAAGSIVEAEYPHIFWSPCVVHTLNLALKNICAPKYSLQNENAYNECNWIAQVSDEATFIRIFITNHSMRLAIFNSYSPLKLLAVAETRFASIIIMLKRLFQVKQNLRNMVVSEEWMSYREDDVGKAQTVRDYILNDLWWDKVEYILRFTEPIYEMLRVADTDAPILHKVYEMWDSMIENVKKEIYQHEGKEDYEESPFYDVVHNILIERWTKNCTPLHCLAHSLNPKYYTIKWIEEVRGRVAPHKDAEISVERNKCLKRIIPDPDDRQKVNVEFGLFNSLQVYDEDNMEDRCNYNPMLWWSTYGSTLPILQTLALKLLQQPCSSSCAERNWSTYGFIHSMRRNRITPKRAEDLVFVHSNLRLLSRRRPEYNSGESKKWDIGGDNWDEPFGGPGLLEVAYLTLDEPEMETSIVENNDYVDDDDVVVL; the protein is encoded by the exons ATGCAAAAATTAGAAGATGCATTTGAGGAATCTTCGCGTAGATTGAAGAAGCCTAAGTTAGTGTCTTTACCAACTGATTCTCCTACTAGTCCTAATTGGGATAGTAGGGAGAGTAGTACAGCTACAAGTCAtccatttttcccaaaaaaaaaaggggttgggATTGGGAATTCTCCTTTGGAGAGGGCTTTTAACAATCAATGTCGAGAGCAATTAGATTGTCTTATTGCTAGGACATTTTACTCTGCTGGCTTACCCTTTCACTTTGCTAAGAACCCGTATTGGATTgagatgatcaagtttgcaGCTAATAATAATTTAGCGGGCTATGTTCCTCCGGGTTACAATAAATTAAGAACAACTTTGTTGCAAAAAGAGAAGGCACATATTGAGAAGTTGTTGAGGGCAATTAAAGACACTTGGAAAGAAAAGGGTTTAAGCATTGTAAGTGATGGGTGGATAGATGTACAAAAAAGGTCACTTATCAATTTTATGGCTACATCACAGAAAGGGCCAATTTTTATCAAATCCATTGATGGTACCAAAGAGTACAAAGACAAGCACTTCATTGCTGACTTGTTTTTAAAGGTTGTTGGTGAGGTTGGGCCTCAACATGTTGTCCAAATTATTACTGATAATGCGTCTGTTATGAAGGCTGCAGGATCTATTGTTGAAGCTGAATATCCTCATATATTTTGGTCACCTTGTGTTGTGCATACTCTCAATTTGgctttgaagaatatttgtGCACCTAAGTACTCTTTGCAGAATGAGAATGCATATAATGAATGTAACTGGATTGCACAAGTTTCAGATGAGGCAACTTTCATTCGTATTTTCATCACAAATCATTCTATGAGATTAGcaatttttaattcatattcTCCTTTGAAGTTACTTGCTGTTGCTGAAACACGATTTGCTTCAATAATTATCATGCTTAAAAGATTgtttcaagtaaaacaaaatcttCGAAATATGGTTGTTAGTGAGGAATGGATGTCATATAGAGAAGATGATGTAGGAAAAGCTCAAACTGTGAGGGATTATATTTTGAATGATTTGTGGTGGGACAAGGTTGAATACATTCTAAGATTCACAGAACCTATTTATGAGATGCTTCGAGTGGCTGACACGGATGCACCTATTCTCCATAAGGTGTATGaaatgtgggattccatgatagaaaatgtgaagaaagaaatataCCAACATGAAGGCAAGGAAGACTATGAGGAGTCTCCATTCTATGATGTGGTACACAATATACTTATTGAACGGTGGACTAAAAATTGCACACCACTTCATTGCCTAGCCCACTCCTTGAATCCAAA GTATTATACTATTAAATGGATTGAGGAAGTTAGAGGCCGTGTTGCACCACATAAGGATGCTGAAATTTCAGTGGAGAGAAACAAGTGTCTCAAAAGGATCATTCCTGATCCTGATGATAGGCAAAAAGTTAATGTGGAGTTTGGTTTGTTTAACTCATTACAGGTTTATGATGAGGATAACATGGAGGATAGGTGTAACTACAATCCAATGCTTTGGTGGTCAACTTATGGGTCTACTTTACCAATACTTCAAACTTTAGCTCTAAAACTTCTTCAACAGCCTTGCTCATCATCATGTGCTGAGAGGAATTGGAGTACCTATGGCTTCATCCATTCTATGAGGAGGAATAGAATTACTCCTAAACGTGCTGAAGATTTAGTGTTTGTTCATTCTAATCTTCGACTTCTTTCAAGGAGGAGGCCCGAGTACAATAGTGGAGAATCTAAGAAGTGGGACATTGGTGGAGATAATTGGGATGAGCCATTTGGAGGACCTGGGTTGCTTGAGGTTGCTTATCTCACACTAGATGAGCCAGAGATGGAGACAAGTATTGTTGAGAATAATGAttatgttgatgatgatgatgttgttgttcTTTGA